Proteins encoded together in one Hylaeus volcanicus isolate JK05 chromosome 3, UHH_iyHylVolc1.0_haploid, whole genome shotgun sequence window:
- the LOC128873772 gene encoding BET1 homolog, whose translation MRRTHSNYAYEPVPTTSTHNGLEDENERMTDHLKDKIHALKSLSIDIGNEVQYQDKMLRGMDEDFERTSGSLTGSVARVLRLSKGSHTYYILYLFLFSIAVFFVLWIAMKFF comes from the exons atGCGACGGACTCATTCAA ATTATGCCTATGAACCAGTACCAACAACATCAACTCACAATGGGTTGGAAGACGAGAATGAAAGAATGACAGATCACCTAAAGGATAAAATTCATGCACTGAAGTCCTTGTCAATTGACATTGGAAATGAAGTGCAATATCAGGATAAAATGCTTCGTGGAATG GATGAAGATTTTGAAAGAACAAGCGGTTCCTTAACAGGATCTGTGGCAAGAGTCTTACGCTTATCCAAAGGAAGTCATacttattacattttatatttattcctaTTCTCTATAGCTGTCTTTTTTGTATTGTGGATagcaatgaaatttttttaa
- the LOC128873764 gene encoding probable ribosome production factor 1, with amino-acid sequence MKNKNLKKNPFSKVKEETNDEGPSTSEDKTPEVILPSDSNFNHIKCKAVRHQKCQKLLKEKIKAKKEAKKQRIQEGAPKQVPHTIESLREKDETTISGDIDDEENLELKVDLEHDEFASYYRHDYEPKVLITYCDNPTRKTRIFGRELTRIIPNSISLYRNRSGVKKMVKSAIARNFTDIVVINEDQCKPNGMLVIHLPDGPTAYFKLSNVKITPELKRSHKEITKHRPEVILNNFTTRLGHTIGRMLGALFHYQPEFKGRRAVTFHNQRDYIFFRHHRYQFDLKKGKPTLRELGPRFTLKLRYLQHGTFDTKYGEYEWLIQGRRHDMETSRRKFFL; translated from the exons atgaagaacaaaaatttgaaaaagaatccGTTCAGtaaagtaaaagaagaaactaaCGATGAAGGTCCAAGTACTTCGGAAGATAAAACGCCAGAGGTTATTTTGCCGTCTGACAGCAACTTTAATCACATAAAATGCAAAGCAGTACGACATCAAAAATGTCAGAAACTATTGAAGGAGAAAATAAAGGCCAAAAAGGAAGCCAAGAAACAGAGAATTCAAGAAGGAGCTCCAAAACAAGTACCGCATACTATCGAGAGCTTAAGAGAGAAAGATGAAACTACTATCAGCGGAGACatcgacgacgaagaaaatcTAGAACTCAAAGTTGACTTGGAACACGACGAATTTGCCTCTTATTATAGACACGATTACGAGCCTAAAGTCTTGATCACCTACTGTGACAATCCAACGAGAAAGACAAGAATTTTTGGGAGGGAGTTGACAAGGATAATACCAAATTCTATTTCGTTGTACAGAAACCGTTCCGGAGTAAAGAAAATGGTCAAAAGTGCCATTGCTAGAAATTTCACTGACATTGTTGTTATTAATGAAGATCAGTGTAAACCTA ATGGTATGTTAGTCATTCATTTACCAGATGGACCAACAGCATATTTTAAGCTTAGCAATGTCAAAATAACACCAGAATTAAAACGTAGTCACAAAGAGATTACAAAACATAGACCCGAAgttattttgaacaatttcacTACTCGCTTGGGTCACACGATTGGAAGAATGTTGGGAGCCTTGTTTCACTATCAACCTGAATTTAAAGGCAGGAGAGCTGTAACATTTCATAACCAGAGAGATTATATATTCTTCAGGCATCATAG GTACCAATTTGATCTTAAAAAGGGAAAGCCTACACTGAGAGAATTAGGACCGagatttactttaaaattgaGATATTTGCAGCATGGAACATTTGACACCAAATATGGAGAGTATGAATGGCTTATACAAGGACGAAGACACGATATGGAAACTAGCAGAAGAAAGTTCTTCCTATGA
- the LOC128873762 gene encoding tRNA (guanine(6)-N2)-methyltransferase THUMP3-like: MSVDNESDLQKLFYESSTNDNVFTVSTTVDTGFEWQAVDECKEKINKNVKFVKERGRIFFNVSWTEFAQIQEMRSIDNIFIVADVRQFVFTETSKETDLQLFKDAVQNSIKLEKCLNAWKRITGFQGKIYPTAEEYSLVEKDCKLSNILTTAVTFKGRKRGQDPSDAKDDEILRYRVTCERTGKHTFESGDVARTIGGELQDKYLWLVDLSTYYLEIVCKLINSELITHLRVTHESKHRRNIMCFGPTTLRATVCYNLLRLAQPRPGDIIIDPMCGGGSIPIEAALVYPQAYIIAGDNHPKAVVRAKSNIDASATKCKIDMMNWSVSQLPFKDSYVDIVVTDMPFGKRSGRMVDNRILYKQFLIELGRILKLSTGRSVLLTYDRRSCNMALQMAGDLYRVTKMLGVNIGGLQAAVYVLKRTDVLWDQFKPKAIKHVKHTNN; the protein is encoded by the exons ATGAGCGTAGATAACGAGTCGGATCTACAGAAACTTTTCTACGAATCGTCGACTAACGATAATGTTTTTACGGTGTCTACAACTGTGGATACAG GTTTCGAGTGGCAAGCTGTGGACGAATGcaaagaaaagataaataaaaatgttaagttCGTTAAGGAACGCGGGAGAATCTTTTTTAATGTATCCTGGACTGAATTTGCACaa ataCAAGAGATGAGATCAATAgacaatatatttatcgttGCCGATGTAAGACAATTTGTTTTCACGGAAACTAGTAAAGAGACTGATCTGCAGCTTTTTAAAGATGCTGTgcaaaatagtataaaattagaaaaatgcttAAATGCTTGGAAACGGATAACTGGTTTCCAAGGAAAAATATATCCAACCGCAGAAGAGTATAGTCTAGTAGAAAAAGATTGTAAACTCTCAAACATACTTACCACAGCAGTAACATTTAAAGGCAGAAAAAGAGGCCAAGATCCGTCCGATGCTAAagacgatgaaattttaaggTATAGGGTAACATGTGAGAGGACTGGTAAACATACATTTGAATCTGGCGATGTTGCCAGAACTATTGGAGGAGAATTACAAGACAAATACCTGTGGCTTGTGGATTTGTCCACGTATTACTTAGAAatagtttgtaaattaattaata GTGAATTGATAACACATTTACGTGTCACACACGAGTCTAAGCATCGTAGAAATATCATGTGTTTTGGACCAACTACTCTTAGAGCAACTGtgtgttataatttattacgattAGCTCAACCCAGGCCAGGCGATATAATAATTGATCCAATGTGTGGTGGTGGTTCTATTCCAATAGAG GCAGCTTTGGTTTATCCTCAAGCTTATATTATTGCTGGAGACAATCATCCAAAAGCTGTAGTTAGGGCAAAGTCTAATATTGATGCCTCAGCCActaaatgtaaaattgataTGATGAATTGGAGTGTATCACAATTACCATTTAAAGATTCATATGTTGATATTGTTGTTACTGACATG CCATTTGGAAAACGAAGTGGACGAATGGTAGACAATAGGatactttataaacaatttttgatagAATTAGGACGAATTCTAAAACTCTCAACAGGTCGAAGTGTCTTACTCACTTACGACAGACGTAGTTGTAATATG GCTCTACAAATGGCTGGAGACTTATATCgcgtaacaaaaatgttagGAGTAAATATAGGCGGCCTTCAAGCCGccgtttatgttttaaaacGAACAGACGTGCTATGGGATCAATTTAAACCTAAAGCTATTAAGCACGTGAAGCATACGAATAATTGA